The region ATAGATGAGGAAAACGGCACCGCTGCAATCACTTTTGCTGGCTATGGCAATGCTGAAGTGACTCCACTGTTGAACCTCAAGCCtgtagaagaaggaaggaaggcaaagGAGGACAGTGGCAACAAACCCATGTCAAAGTAAGTGACTTTGACTTTAGCATTTTAAATGTAATCTTCCTCATTTGGGTATTTGAGGTTGTCTGCAGAATCTGTGCAGGCTAGATTAGGATAAGAAAGTTATAATACTGTTTACAATTGTTTTGAAGGTTAGCAGCGTATGGTTAACAGTGTCTGTTAATACGTATACCTAGGTAAAGTGAAGACATTTTGGGGTTCCTGCTTAggcatttaatacatatttattaagagGATATCTTAAGATTAAGAGTAAAATTAAGAGTATGTCTCAATAAACCAGGTTCTGGGTTCCAccacagcaaagaagaccaaaACAGGCCTTGTCCTAACTGCGTTTACAATCTGAAGAATAGACACATAATGAAAGAAGAACTTTAGTGTATAAGTAATGGAGGAAACACAACAGATACTTTTAGAGAACAAAGAAAAGGTAACAAGCTGCATTTTTGTCATGAGGGCAAATTTCTTAGAGGAAATGACATGTAAACTGAGATTTGAAAAGGACAGATGTGGGCCAGTTAATGAACTAGAAGGTATGATCTTGAGCAAGCTGCTTACCTTCtgattcctcatctataaatcaGGGATAGTAGTATCTCTGTTATGGGGTTGTAAGGATTCATTCATAGCTTGAGTAAAACTTATGGCACAGTTCTTGACACAtaggctttcccggtggctcagtgataaagacccccttgccagtgcaggagatgtgggttcgatccctgggttaggaagatcccctggagaaggaaatggccacccactccagtattggggaaattccatggacaaaggagcctggcgggctgtagttcgtggggttgcaaagaatcagacatgacttaacaagtAAGTTAAACAAGAAGTAAGATTTAcatttaaaaccaaaaaatgGGGAGGAACATAGAAGTAACAGAAAGAAATCCTTTCGTTAAAAACTTGGGGCTTGAGGGTGGGTAGCTTAACAAGAGAAAGAGATTAGAAAGGTAGAGGCCAGATCATAAAGAGCTAGAAAGCACTAATGTATTTCAAGTGGAGAGGATTTGATATGTTCATATTTGAACTTTTGAGTGATTACTGGCAGCAGAGAGAAAGCAGCTACTGCTATCATCCAGGTATAAGATGATGGTGACCTGAACCAAGGGAGTAGCAGTAAGGATGGAGCTGTGTATggtttgagagttctttatgaGATGGAATTAACAGTTTTCAGTTAACTTCTGCATTTATGCAGAAGTTTGCCGTCTTTTGATTTGTCTACTTGTTTTCAGAACTTAATTTGctacataaatatatttgaatatgggAAAATATATCATCTATTAACAACATTTGATTTAAGCATCCCAATAAGAAAAGTAGATTGTAGAACAAcatgatatttctgtttttagtcTTAGACATTGTGTAAAAACCATACTTCATGGAAGTGATTATATGATACAGAGAAGTCTGAATCATATTACCTCATTTTGAATACCTCTGTATTCATTCCTTTGGTGATAAGTGTTAACTTAGCAGGAATTACTGAGAGAACTTTTAGGCTCTGATTGGAAAACcctagttgtttttgttttaagaattGCTAGCTATGATTTCCCTTTGTGCTGCTGAGCTCTTCCAATCTAGATGAAATAGTTTTGTCTGCAATGAATCTTTGCATTTTCCAAATGCAGCATATCATACTTGCTAACTGCccatttaaaatttgataaagGTTTAGTTAGCTTTACATGTTGAAACTCATCTTTTTCTTGAAACAAAACTTGTAAAAGCTATGTAAATGACAAATTAAAAGTCAGTTGAAATATTGGATTTAAATGGGTAATAGATTACTACAGTTGTGTTTAAAAGCTTCCACGGATACTGTATATtccaaataacatttatttattactaGTCCTGAGTGATTGGCATTGACGTTAGTGCTTTTATTTATGGAGGGAAAAGTGTGTAAACTTATTCGATTTTGGGGTTTCTTTGGCGGGAGAGTGGTTGCACTGAAGTCATCTTTTAGTTGAGGTCATTTTGAATTGACATTTACCTGTTCTGtccacacagaaaagaaatgattgCACAGCAGCgtgaatataaaaagaagaaagctttGAAAAAAGCACAGAGAATAAAAGAACTTGAACAAGAAAGAGAGGACCAGAAGGTAAAATGGCAACAGTTCAACAACAGAGCctattctaaaaacaaaaagggCCAGGTTAGTAAATCCTTTCATCACACATACTTTGTAAATTTGCAGAGCATGGCTGTcgttaaaataactttaaaatgaagAAGGACGTTcgatgagatttaaaaaaatacaactggATCTTGAATTCAGAATCCTCTTTAATCTTCTTTTTGActtactgaatataaaatatcCCCATTAGGCACtgtctctgcagtggaagcactgtGAATGAATTTATATTAGGAATTATAAAAGAtctaggttattttcttttataaactaaaatttgaaaaccTGTGTGCTATCTTACATACCACTTAGAGTGTATTGAACCTTACTTATGTTGGGTATCACTGGAGGATTTTTTGATCACTCAAGTTTTCTTGATGTACTTTTCCTTAAAGGcgtattttgaaattttagttttttccAAAACCaataaagaattctttttttttcctctctctaggTAAAGAGGAGTATTTTTGCTTCACCCGAGAGTGTAACTGGCAAAGTTGGAGTAGGAACTTGTGGAATTGCTGATAAACCTATGACACAGTATCAAGATACCTCTAAATACAATGTTAGGCATTTGATGCCTCAATAATCAGAAAAACTGTTGGATTTCATCTCTGCAGGGCTTTACATTTACCTTTTTATCCTTATATTTTTCTAAAGGTAAATTATTTGTTAGATGAGTAAAGAAAATaccattgttgtcattgtttgaCTTCAATAGAATGAAACTTGAAATTGCAATTAATAACTGCTActcatttaaacttttttttcattactACTACCAGTTTCCTCAAAGTTTATTGGATAAAGCAACTTTTCTAGATAAATGCTGCATAAATACAGCACTTAAATGAATTATTCATCTTCCTAGTATCAGATACCCCCTTAATGGATGGTAAATACTTTTTGTAAAGTTCTAACTGGGAATTTTCAGATGCTTTGAACTTGCCACATACTCTAGCAATTCCCTGGAACATCAAGACAAAATACCAATGTTCTAAAAAGAATTTCTCTTCATTGTGTTTCTTATCTTCAGCTTAAATTTAGCTGTTGTCCAATTAACCTAAAACTAGGTTAATTGGTAAATGgcaaagttttcttttctgaggTTTTTCTCAATAACTTGCTTCCTAAGCCTATTAGGCCATCTCTAAAATTGATCCAgctctttattcttttcattgaatTTTAGTTTTATGTAAGAAACCATGTTTAGGACCAGCTACCTtttctaatgttctttttttttttttgtacatttgCTTTCCTCCTGTGTTTTCACTTACAGTAGTGGTGACATTTTTTGGATGTGTAATGTttatatgagaaaacaaaaagctgaTGTATAGCCCTGTATACAATGTAGAtactatttttgtaaaaaaaccAAGGCTAAATTAATGAACAAGAGTACTGaatatttcatcattaaaaatttACTGTATTTCTTGTGCATTAATCTGACCATAATTTCCCTGTATATTATGTTCATGTAGCTgagtttataatttttgttaacTAGATCAGTCAGCATTTGTTGGTAAGTGAACTTCACAATTATCCTGAGTTGAGTTTAAGCCAAATATATGCATAGGAAAGGGTCCTCCTGTTAGTGGAAGAAGATGATTTTTAAGATGTGTGttaatttcagtttttgtatgtttaacttttattaaataaagtgtttttaaaatctcCAGGGTGTGTTAACCGATAGGTAAAGTCTTAGCTGCCAGCATTGATACAGTGATTAAGCATACATCATTTCCACAGAAAAGAATATTGAGTAAGTAATAAAGGTTTTGGTAAATCTTTATGTACTCCTTATATTGGACATAAGAAATTGGATCCTAAAGGACaaactagttttctttttattttaagggcTGTGTTTAATAGAGATGTttgtaaatttttggtagaaggagaaaataaaattttttatttcgtgaattttaattttttggtagaCCTGTGCCACCTTTGGCCCTGTGGGCCTTCCTTTTACAAATAGGCATATGGCAGGAAAACAAGAGCTCTTGTGTCAGAGATCTAGATGTGACCCTTTGAGAAATCCTATTTGCAGGATGATGATAGTATCTCTGGACTAAACTTAAAAATTAGGAATCCTGGGGAGACCTGCCTCATAAGTTGAGAAATGCTTAGTGAGAAGCATGATACCAATAGTATTTTACAAATGCAGGTGGTTAACCTCTCAGTTTTCTAAAATCAAATATGATGCTTGGTCTTATGAAGTGTTGTTATAAAATTTAATGCAGAGTTTCCCTGCTTGTCAAGAAAGGGGACTTGAACCTTTGAAACTGATGGACTGAACCATACTTAATGGCCCCCTTGTGGCTATGGTTGCATTTGTCTTCTCAGAACTTAacatttgactttgcatttgaCTTTGTTATTGACTGTTTGAAGGGAAGGACAGTCTTAAAAcctgccccccaaaaaaacaattttaaattttagttgtgGCAATTTTCTGCAAACCAAAATGAAATACATCCGTTTAATGTaacaactcatttttaaaaatgcttgtttTTTTCACAGTGAagggtgtgcatatgtgtgtggcTTTCCATTGCAGTGCAGTTTTAATGCTGTGTCTGCCTTTAAAATAGCAAGGGAAAACTTAAGTGACAAAGGAAATTCATAGTTTTTAAGTTGTGTGATGTCTGTAGATTGTGATTATATAAGGTGAAAAATACCACTTACAAATTAAGCcaagtatttttaaagctttgattTGAATTTTTGCTTCAACTTGGTATTAACTGAAatacaaaagaaggaagaaaatctaTTAAAACCAATAAGGTTTTGTATTTGTTAAAATACTTAAGAGTTCAATAAACATGCACTGGATTGTATTAAGTATTTGTATTATACTGTGAAACCACCAAGTAGTATAAATGATAATTTACAAGTTCAGTAGTAAATGTAAACATTCTTTATATCTAGGATTTTTGAGTTGCAAGTTAAACTGAATTTTTACTGCAGTGGAGAGGAAGAGCATAGCAGGTAAAATAACAGGTAATACCATAGTTTAAACAAAACCAAAGTTACTGAATCCCCTTAtactatgatcttttttttttttaagcatatctATATAAATGTACTCTTAAGAAACATCTCAAGAGGTTTGGAAACCATTATTGACTTTCTGTGAATTTGTTTTGGCCTAGCCAGagtaagtataaaaaaaaaatgaacacagataAAGGTGTTGGATTTCTGTGAGGGTCTTCACTTACCTTTCAGATTACGTATAAAGTTGGGGCAAATGCAATTGCAGTTTTGGACCTTGAATTTTAAGTCATAACTAGGGTGAAAGTGAactagctcagttgtgtccgactctttgcgacccctctagaccatagcctaccaggctcctctgtccatgggattttccaggcaaggatactggagtaggttgccatttccttgggtcaaacacatctttattaatcaaaataggaacaattacaatgaacacatttttgccaacgagAAATAAGTTTATTCTTAGCATAAAAATCCAAGCCTTGGCATTTAACGAGTtcttggaaagtattttctgcctcctgctggtcaTGGGAGTGTATTCCCTGCAAAAAAAATCATCAGGATTCTCAAAGTGGTATCTGGTTGGCCAGAGGTCAGGTGAATAAGGAGgctgaggcaaaacttcataacCCAATTCATTCAGCTTTTGAAGTGGTTGTGCAACTTGGCAGTTATTAAGTAGTTACTGGCTGTTGACCAATGCTAGCTGTAGgagttgcagtttttggtgcatcacgtcaatttgctgagcatacttctcaaatGTAATGGTTTCGCcaagattcagaaagctgtagtgcatcagactggcagcagaccaccaaacagtgaccatgaccttttttgggtGCAGGTTTGGCTCTGAGAGCTGCTTTGGAGGTTCttagtccaaccactgagctggtcatcactggttatcatataaaatccacttttcatcatgtCACAATcttgagaaatggtttgttgttgcatagaataagagaaggcAATACTTCAAAACAGTAGTTTTTGATTTTGTGGGCAGTGCATGAGGCACCCATTTACCGAGCTTTcccacctttccaatttgcttcaaatgctgaatgaccatagGGATGGTCGACATGGAGTTCCTTGGCAATTTCTCATGTACTTGTAAGAGAATCAGTTTCAGTGATGGCTCTCAGTTGGTCTTTGTCAACTTCTGATGTGCacttctcatcttcaaggctctttcttcctttgcaaaacttcttaaaCAAACCATCATTGCACTGTAGGTTCATTAGAAGTTCCTGGGCCAGATGTgctgttgtgagttgtctcttttgctttacaacccattttgaactcaaataagaaaatcgctTAAATTGCTTTTTGTCTTAGTattatttccatagtctaaaatataaaataaacagcaagtaatgagtcactagcaaaaaaacaaaagcatgaaaTGCACACTAAAAtgattaagaatgtattccaatgtCAAACAAAAAAGGTAAACAAGGCAGAATCGCAATTACTTCTGCACCAACCTAAGTTTCTTTGTGTGTGCCTTGAGCAGGGAAAAGCAGATCCGAGAAGAATGCTGGGCTTCTGGTAGTTGACAGCTGAACTTGACCAAATTTTGGATACTTAAGTCATCTTTTAGTTGCTGgggcaaacaaaaaaacctgtcaGTTTATTTCCACCAAGCACTTGACCGGTTCATTTTTACAGAACCAGTACACGCTTGTTACTGGAATTATTAAAATTGTAGTTTGTTTCCCCAGTTAAAGAGCACAGCTAAAGAAGCCATGGTTATGCTCATTAGaagaaaagggttttttttttaatgtttgaagaGCTACTTTCTCAACTTGAGGCCCTAAAATCATGATTATTATTTTGCTGGCTCATGACTTTCCTTTTTTTGGTGGAACTGATGTgcatttgttttttcccccttttaagcCCTGTAACTCACTTTAGCAAGATGCAGTGAATTTCTGACCACAGAAACAATTCAGGCTTGGAGGAAACACTTGACTTGGGAGCAAACACTTGACTTTGGAAAACTAGTGTTGAAGTCTGAGATCCGCAGCTAGGCTAGTCTTTAATAGATGGTAATTGTCCAGTTGTCCAGTTGTTCATTGCCCAAAAGTGTGCGAGAAGGAGGAGTAAGTATCCGTTTGGTTCTTTTGCCCAGTTTTTCCCTCCAAGAGCACTGTCAAGTTTAGTTGACCTAGCTTTCAGAGTGAGTGTGATGAAGCTGCTAATTTAGAAAAAATTGACTTCTTAAATTTGTATTAATGTTAGAGGTATTTTATGGCTTTTGTGTTTTTACAGTGCTATTCTGTGCTCTAGTGTGAAAATCTAGAATATACCAATTATTGTCCTACtggtaaagacttttaaaagcatCTTCCATAGCTAAGAgcttgagaaaatagaaaattccaaAATTATAGGAAGTTGGCAGAACTTTAAAAgagcttcattttcattttaagtcaTTTCCCTTAATAATTGATTACTGTATGAAAAGGTaaaggggttcccaggtggcactagtggtaaagaatccgcctgccagtgcaggagacgaaagagactcCGGCTCAACACCCTGGGTCAGATTAtctggaggacatggcaacatgctccagcattcttgcctggaaaattccatgggcagaggagcctggcaggctacagtccatgagcctgcagacagtcggacacaactggctTACTGAGCACAAAGGTAAAACAGAAGGAAGAACTGAAGCTGCCAACCAGTATTCTGTTTTGATCTACACTTATTTAAAAGAATCAGATGGTATTCCATAAGAAAACTAGTTTCCTGTTAGATCTAGTACATAGGGCAATAAGATTCTTTTTCATGGTGAGGCCAGCACTAAAATATTAACTGGGGCACTCAATTTATTATGCAGCAGTTACTATCAGTGTATAACATACTCAAACgcaggtcctttttttttttaggaagaccAGGTAATCACTAAAACCAATAACATGACTCTTACAaagcctttatttaaaaatttctatggGATGTCAAAATTTACGTCTTAAAATGTATAACCTGCCACAGAATTGTGAAAATGAACCATTTTATTAATAGTCTTTTTTGGGAAGACCCAGAGTCAGAATAACTAAAGTTCAGGATTCAAGATGAAGAGAatatcttccctggtagctcagaggttaaagcatctgcctccaatgcgggagacctgggttcaatccctgagtcgggaagatcccctggagaaggaaatggtaacccactccagtattcttgcctggaaaatcccatggatggagaagcctggtaggctacaagcCCCTAGATTATGGGGGTAGGGTTGAATTACCTATATCAGTTTTAATCCTTAACAGTCTTTCAAAGTAGAGGTAGTATTTTTAACAACTTTTTCAGGAGGAAACAGTCTCCATGAAGTAATTTAGTAACTTGCCCAGCATCCTTAGCAAATGTTAGAACTGTTATTTAAATGTAGCCAAAATCCTTGTTGTTTTATGCAATTTTTGGAATGGGCTATGGAATATTTCGAGGTGGAAGGATAATAGGAAAAGGACTAAGTGGAAGAAAACAAACCCTCGAAAAAACCTTTACCAAGAGGGTAGACAGTTGGTAAACCTTTACCTAGAGGGTAAACAGTTCTCAAGAGAAATGACCCAGGAAACTGTCCGTGTGGCCTTAGGTGTAGAAGCTTTGCCTCAGTAATTCTCACTGCCTTTTAAAATCCCTTCATAGTACTAAAAGCTGTTGTTTCCcgggtggcacgagtggtaaagaatccacctgaaaatgTGGGAGACGCAAGagaaatgggttcgatccctgggtcaggaagatcccctggaggaggaaatggcaacctactccagtattcttgcctgggaaatcccatggacagaggagcctagcaggcaacAATCcttagggttgcagagagtcagccatgagtgagtgagtgagcacacatCATAGCACACAGATCTATTATATAGGGGGCAGTGTTAACTCAGGTTAGTGAGGATTAAGTGGGACCCTCCAGACTGGTTTTCAATTTGAATAATAGTATATAGCCTAAGGGATTCCCTAAAAAGTTATTTGGAGAACAGATAATGATAAATGGCTTTGTGTCCTgcctgaagaaattaaaatttggtaCATTAAACCATCTGCAGTTAGGTTATATGGAATTATCAGTCAAGAAGGCACCTGTTCTAAAGCTatagaacaggaaatggcaatgaTTTTAAACTGCCATTAATTCTGACCACTGAAGTAGTATCAACATGGACACTGAAAGAGATTTGCCTCTCAAGGTGTGGATGTTCATTCgtattttttccttcatagagAAGGGTGGTACAAAAAGCACTCGGGTATTCTTCattcacaatttttatttcttgtggTTAACTTTTTGTATCTTCAAAGTcagtttgtcttttaaaaaattaatacttatTCATCATACAATCCATCCCCTTCCCCCAAAGGAAACAAATTCAGGGAAGGAGTAGTTTAGGGGGCAGTTGAAATAGGTCCTATAGGTTTGTGA is a window of Bos mutus isolate GX-2022 chromosome 26, NWIPB_WYAK_1.1, whole genome shotgun sequence DNA encoding:
- the SMNDC1 gene encoding survival of motor neuron-related-splicing factor 30 isoform X1, giving the protein MSEDLAKQLASYKAQLQQVEAALSGNGENEDLLKLKKDLQEVIELTKDLLSTQPSETLASSDNFASTQPTHSWKVGDKCMAIWSEDGQCYEAEIEEIDEENGTAAITFAGYGNAEVTPLLNLKPVEEGRKAKEDSGNKPMSKKEMIAQQREYKKKKALKKAQRIKELEQEREDQKVKWQQFNNRAYSKNKKGQVKRSIFASPESVTGKVGVGTCGIADKPMTQYQDTSKYNVRHLMPQ
- the SMNDC1 gene encoding survival of motor neuron-related-splicing factor 30 isoform X2: MEVIELTKDLLSTQPSETLASSDNFASTQPTHSWKVGDKCMAIWSEDGQCYEAEIEEIDEENGTAAITFAGYGNAEVTPLLNLKPVEEGRKAKEDSGNKPMSKKEMIAQQREYKKKKALKKAQRIKELEQEREDQKVKWQQFNNRAYSKNKKGQVKRSIFASPESVTGKVGVGTCGIADKPMTQYQDTSKYNVRHLMPQ